TCGATTTTTTTAGTAATTTCTTTACTCGCTTTTATGGCATCCTTGTACTTTTCTTCGTCTTCTTTTTTTAGTTTTTTACTGAATTCTTCCGAACTAGATTTACTTTCTACCAGTTGTTTTACAGCATCGGCCGCAAGTTGAGTCATTTCTTCTATTTCCTTTGATGTCGCATAACTCTCATCGATGGCTTTTTGTGAAACTTCCAACCTGGGATCGCTTTCTACCTTGATAGTGGTTGAGGACGACTTATCCATATAGTTTATTTCCACACGATAGTTCCCGGGTTTTACCTGAGTACCTCCGGGTTCGTTCTTGCGTTCTCTCACACTACGTGATGGTCTTTCCACTCCGGCTTCATCCAAATACCAGGTCCATTTGTAAATACCTGTGCTGTCCGGAATTTTCTTTTTTAGAGTTCTAATTAAACGATTGCCGTCATAGATTTTCATATAAAGAGAATCTTTACTAGGTCCTTTTTTGGCTTCGGAAGCTTCTGTCTCTTTTTCATCGTCTTTATTTTCATCCTTGTTCTCTGAAGCATCTTCTTTCTTAGGTTCTTCTTTTTTCAGAAAATAATAGGTTATTTGGGCTCCGTATCCTCTGTTTTCACCATTGTATATGGCATCAGCTCCAAAGCGACTCCCTGTAGGTTGCTGGTAGGCGGCTTCATAAGCGATAGGTGGGCTGAAAACGTTTAAATCTGAATTTAAAACATTATTGTTCTTTGCAATTTCCCGCAAAGGTCTAATATCGTCCAATACCCAGGCCGCTCGTCCAAATGTTCCAATTACCAAATCGTGTTCACGAGGATGGATTACCAAATCTTTTACTGAAACTGTTGGGAAACCGTTGGTCCATTTTGTCCAGCTGCTTCCGGCATTGATTGAAATATACAAGCCGTCATCGGTTCCTAAAAACATCAAATTTTTCTCAATGGGATCCTCGACAATGCTGAGAGCATAACTTTTAGCATCCTTTTCACTTACAATTCGCTGCCATGTCTTTCCATAATCTTTGGTGCGGTAGGCATAGGGAGTATAATTAAATCTTCTGTAATCGTTCGCCACAAGTAATGCCTCCCCTTTGTTTTTATTCGAAGCCTTTATCTGAGTTACCCAACTTCCTGCAGGGAGTCCTTTTAAGTTTTTAGACACATCTGTCCAAGATTGACCCCCGTTTTGGGTATAGTGTACTCGTCCGTCGTCCGATCCTACCCATAGCATGTTTTGCTCGACGGGAGAAGGTTCGATAACAAGGATAGTGGTGTGATTTTCAGCACCGGTAGCGTCCATAGTTAAACCTCCACTTTCGCTTTGCTTTTGTTTTTCGGGATCGTTGGTGGTCAAATCGGGAGAAATTACTTTCCAGGTTAAGCCTTTATCGGTACTCTTGTGTACAAATTGACTTCCAAAGTAAATGGTACTCGAGTTAAACGGATCGATGTTTATAGCCGAGTTCCAGTTAAACCGCAGTTCTACATTTGGATCGGGGTGGGTGGGTCGTACCGTGTAGTTATTTCCTGTAATCCAATCGTAACGATCTACGTAGCCTTGCTGACTCATGGTCCATCCATACCTGCTGTCATCCTTATCGGGAACCACATCGAAACCGTCACCAAAGGATATTTCCTGCCAGTAGTCGTTTCGAATGCCCTGCGATTTCCAAACATATGCCGGCCCTCTCCAGCTTCCATTATCCTGCATTCCGCCATAAACATTATAAGGAAATTCATTATCTACATTAATATGATAAAACTGAGCCACCGGAAGGTTTCCAACAAAACGCCAGGTTTTTCCACCGTCTTGTGTAATATTCAACCCACCGTCGTTACCGTCTACCATAAAACTCCCATCGGTTGGATGAATCCACCAGGCATGATGATCGGGGTGAACTCCATTGTCAACTCCATAAGCGGGCATCAATTGTTCGAAATGTTTCCCGCCATCTTCCGATACATTGATATAGGTAAAAACAGAGTACACTCTGTTTTCATTTTCAGGGTCTACATATATTTCAGAATAATAGAACGGTCTGTTACCTATATCATCCTTGTCGCTGATCATTTTCCATTTAAATCCGCCGTCCTCACTTTTGTACAATGCATTCTTTTTCGCTTCCACAAGCGCATAGATTATATTAGGTTTGTTTCGCGCAATGGCAATACCAATACGTCCCAACTCTCCTTTCGGAAGCCCATCGGCATCGGTTCGTTTTTGCCAGGTGGCACCGCCATCATGTGTAATAAAAAGCCCGGAGCCTTCGCCACCGGAATTAAAAAACCACGGATCGCGTTTGTGTTCCCACATAGCGACAATTAACTTATTTGGATTGGTCGGATCCATAACCATATCGGCCACGCCGGTTTTATTATTTGAAAACAAAATATTGGTCCAGGTCTTTCCACCATCGGTGGTTTTAAAGACACCTCTCTCGGGATGTTCCCCCCATGGAGAACCAATGGCACCTGCATAAACTATGTTGGGGTTGGTTGGATCGATTATTATTCGATGAATATGCCGGGTATTTTCAAGGCCCATAGACATCCATGTTTTTCCCGCGTCCACCGACTTATAAATTCCATATCCTCCATTTAAGCTGTTTCTGGGATTTCCTTCTCCGGTTCCAACCCAAATTACAGACGGATTGGATTGCTGAATGGCAACCGCTCCAATCGAAGCCGTGACCTCCTTGTCGAATACCGGATTCCATTTTATACCGCCACTTGTAGATTTCCATAAACCTCCCGATGCAGTACCAACATACATAATATCGGGATTTGTTATCACAACATCAATGGCGGTTACTCGACCGGACATCCCACCGGGACCTATATTCCGAGGTTTCATATCTTTTAAAATGTCCATTGAAAGTTGTTGAGCCGAAAGAGAGGTGGCGATACAGAGGAACGCCAGAAAGAATATTTTTTTCATTATTTTTTGATTATTTTTTGATTGATACTTACTTATTTCTTTTGAATTCCTAAAGTTAGTAAAATGTTGTTAGAAGATTCTTTTTTGTAGTAACATATAATGAGTATTTTCAAAAGACATAAAAAAACTGCCCCTCCAAAGCATCGCTAAGGAGGGGTCAGTTAAAAAAGTAGGTATGTGTAGGAGTTACAGATTCGGAATGACCAATTCTTGTCCAGGATGAATCATATCCGGATTCTTTAAAATATTTCTGTTTGCTTCAAAAATAGCATTGTATTTCATAGGATCTTTGTAGTAATGCTTCGCAATTTTGCTCAATGATTCTCCACTTGCAACGGTATGTCTCGCAAATACCGAAGAATCTGCAACCGTAATATCTGCCATAATATCATTG
This genomic stretch from Ulvibacter sp. MAR_2010_11 harbors:
- a CDS encoding LysM peptidoglycan-binding domain-containing protein, with the protein product MVKAKYQSVLDLGEKLKIQKGDVQVNGNKLEVRGVANTPYEKNLLWDEIKRVGGENPNDIMADITVADSSVFARHTVASGESLSKIAKHYYKDPMKYNAIFEANRNILKNPDMIHPGQELVIPNL